From the Saccharomonospora marina XMU15 genome, the window CACCGTCGCCCGGCTGTCCGAGACCGGCCTGCTCGGTGAACGCTTCGTCGCGCTCGGCCCGCCGCGGGGGCAGCAGTCCCGCGGCGAGCTGAAACCAGGTGCCGTGATCGACAGCGGTGACAACCAGGCCGACGCAGGCGTCGAGCAGGTGCTGGGTGCGCTTTCGGCCGTGCTCAACGGCGCAAGCATCGAGCGCATCCAGACGATCAACGAGGAGCTGAACACGGCGCTGTCCGGCCGGGAACCGCGGGTGCGCGGCCTGCTGGAGGAACTGGCTTCGGTCACCACGACGCTGAACCGGCACCGGGGCGACATCACCAGGGCACTGGACTCGCTCGACCGGCTGAGCGGGACGCTGGCCGAACGCCACGAGGCCGTCGGGTCGGCCATCGACGCCGTACCGGAGGGACTGCGGGTGCTCAACCGGCAGCAGGACCAACTCCTCCGGCTGCTTCGCCGCACCGCACACCTGTCCGAGGTGGCGACACCGCTCATCGAGCGAAGCAGGCGCGACACCGTAGGCACCCTGGAACTGCTGCGCCCGGTGCTGAGCGAGCTGTCGAAGGCGGGCGGGCAGCTCACCGACGCGCTGCGTTTCCTTTCCACCTTCCCGTTCCCGGAGAACGCGGTTCGCGCCATGAAGGGTGACTACTTCGGCCTGTACCTCACGGTGAACGTGAACATGGACTCCCTCAGCCACTTGCTCGGCGGAACCGGACAGTCCGGTTCCGAACCGCCAGCCGGAGGGCAACGCTCCGCGCCCACACCGCGGCAGCCGCCACTGGTCGAGCTTCCCGAACTCCCGCCCGCACCGCAGACGCCGCCGGACCTCGGCGACCTGCTACCTGGGGGGCGCTGATGCTGCGCGGGTCGGAACGCATCCAGCTACTCGTGTTCGCGGTCATCGCCGCGGTCACCCTGACCTACGGGCTCGTCAGGTTCGCCGGAATCGAGGACGCGGTCTCACCGCCGTACACGGTCACGGCGGAGTTCGCCTCGTCGGGAGGGATCTACCCACGTGCGCAGGTCACCCAGCTCGGGGTGCGGGTAGGAACCGTTACCGCGTTGCGTCCGAGGCCGGACGGCTCCGTGCTGGTCGACCTCGAGATCGACAACGGTGTGGAGATCCCTTCGGAGTTGGCCGCCTCGATCGCCAGCACCTCCGCGGTAGGGGAACTCAGGGTCGAGCTGACACCGCTTCGGCAGCAGGCGCCCCCGCTGCGTGACGGCAGCCGGATCGACCGATCGAGAACCTCGGTGCCGCTGCCGGTGGAGGATCTGCTTTCCGATCTGAACTCACTGGCCGCATCGTTGCCCGAGGACGACCTGGCCGTCACCCTGACCGAGGCCGGGCGAGCCTTCAGCGGGTCGGGGCCGCGGTTGCGCCGGTTGCTTGAGCGCAGCAACGAGCTGACGGCGACAAGCCTGCGTAACCTCGACGACGTCATCGACCTCATCGGTACCGGCTCGCGGGTGCTCGACACACAACTGGAGCACGCCAACGACACCGAAACGATCGCGACCGAACTCGCCGGACTCAGCGACGAGATGCGCGCGCTGAACTCCGACGTCGCCACCGTGTTCACCGAGGGGCTGCGCGCGGGGGAACAGGTAAGCGGGCTGCTGCGCGACACCCGGCACACTCTCCCGCTGCTGCTGCGCAACCTGCTCACGGTCACCGACGTGACCGTTCCCCGGTTGCCCGGTGTGCGCAAGAGCCTCGCGATCCTGCCGAGGGCGATCGAGGGAGGTCTGTCGGCGGTTCGCCCGTGCGACAAGTACGACATGGAGACCGGCGAGCCGATCCTGTCCACTTGCGACATCGATCCGCGCACCGGTGAGTTCATCTGGTCGGGAAGGCTCGCCGCGCAGCTCGACCTGCCCAACATGCCGGGGCAGGTGTGTGTCAGCGGCTACGAGGGCACGAAGAAGTACCTGCCCAGCGGGCTTCCCGCGGACGGGCAGGGGCCACCGCAGCCGCCGAACTCGCCTCCCAACCTGGAGGCACACTGCGCCGCGCCGCCGACCGACCCGCGTACGCCCAACGTGCGGGGCTCGCAGAACGCGCAGCGACCAGGCGAAGAGTCCACTGTGGCGACGGGCGGCCGTGGCTCGGCGGGTTCGACGTCGCGGCCCGTCGGACTTGTCGTCGACGAAAGTGGCGCGCCGCGCAAGGTGCTGGAACCCATCGGTCCGAAGCCGCCCGCAGGGGCTGACCCGCTCGCGTGGCTGCTGGTTCGATCCGTCGAGGAGGAGGTTCGGTGAGGATTGCGGTGATCAGCCCGAGGCGATGGCGTTCGGCCACGCTGGTGCCGTGGACGCTCGCGGTGGTCGCAGCCGGTCTGCTCGCCACGTCGGGCGCGATGTGGTGGGGACAGCAGCAGGACATCGACCCCTCGGCGGTGGCCGTGGCACGAAGGCAGGCGATCAACTTCTTCACCATCGACTACCGCGATCTCGACGCGAGCACCGACCGGGTGCTTTCGCTTTCCACCGGAAAGTTCAAGGAGGATTACGCAAGGCAACGCGATCGGATCGCCAACAGCGCGACCGAACGCGAGTTGGTCGTCTCCGCCGTGGTCGCCGACAAGGCGACCGCGCTCGAGTACCAGAGCGAAAGCCGCGCTCAGGTGCTCGTCGGCGTCGACGCGAAGTCCCGAACCGGCGGCGGTGCTCAGGACAAGGCCGAGCAGCTCAACCGCTACCGGGTCCGGGTGCTGCTGGAGAAAGTGGACGGTCAGTGGCTGACCTCGGAGATCACCAAGGTGGGGTGGTGACCATGTCGCAGCGAGTGGCCGGCCGCAAGCCGTCGCCGGTGCCGCGTGAGCGGGACGAGGACTTGACCGAGGATCAGGACACCGCCACGACCGAGACGGCTGGCGCGCCGCAGCGCCGCCGCGAAGCCACCTGGTCGGCCCGCCGCAGGCTGGTGACTGTGCTGCTGGCTGTGCTGACCTGCGTGGCCGGTGCCGGCACCTGGTACCTGGCGACGCAGCACCGGCCCGCAGACGTGCGGCCCGACGCGGCGCGGCAGGGCGGCTACCGGGCCGGGACCATTCCGTCACAGCCGGGGCAGGCGGCCGTACACAGTGCCGTGCGGCGGCTGCCGGAGGTGCTCTCCTCCGACTTCCGCAGGCTGGACGAGAACCTCCGCAGGGCCAGGACCCACCTCACACCCCGGTTCCGGCGAATCTACACCGAGACGTTCAACTCGGTGGTGCGCCCTGCCGCGCAGCAGCACAAGTCGGTGATCAGGACGGTGATCAGCGGTGCCGGGCTGGTTCGGCTCTCCGAGGACGGCGGTGCCCGCGCGGTGCTCGTGGTGTTCGTCGAGCAGCTTTCGGCGGCAGGCTCGGGAGAGTCGGCAGGTGAGCCGAGAGTCAGCCAGGAACGCGTGAACGTGACCATGGCCAATGTGGATGGACAGTGGCTGGTGGACGACGTTGTGCCGTTCTGAGTACCCGACGACGCTACCGCAGCGACCGGTGGCCAGATTCACTCGCGCGGGACCGGGGCGCGGCCGCTGACGCCTGCCGGACGGTGGCCGCGGCGGTACGGTCGAGACCTGGTTCGGGTTCGATCGGCTTCGGAGGTCGTGGTGGACAGGGACGTCGCGGTCATCATCGGCGTAGGCGGGATAGGTCTGGCCATAGCCCGGCGCGTCGGTAGTGGAAGGACCGTGCTGCTCGCCGACTTCAACGAGCAGACGCTGCGACAGGCCGCGGAGCAACTGCGCGGCGAGGGCCACGACGTGCGGGAGCGAACCGTCGACGTGTCCGACGCGGCGTCGGTGACCTCACTGGCCGACGACGCCGCCGAACTGGGCACGGTCACGCACCTCGCGCACACCGCCGGCCTTTCACCCGTGCAGGCCACGGTGCCCGCCATCCTGCGGGTAGACCTGCTGGGCGTGGCGCTGGTGCTGGACGAGTTCGCGCCCGTCGTCGCGCCGGGCGGCGCGGCCGTGATCATCGCCAGCATGGCGGCGCACCTGATGGGGGCACTGCCGCCGGAGCAGGAGGCGGCCCTGGCGACGACGCCTTCGGAGCGGCTGCTGGAGTTGCCGTTCCTGGCCTCCGACCGGCTGACCGACCCCGGCGCCGCCTACGGCATCGCCAAGCGGGCCAACGTCCTGCGGGTCCGTGCCGCGGCCAACGCGTGGGGCCTGCGGCATGCCCGGATCAACTCCATCAGCCCCGGTGTCGTGTCCACCCCGATGGGCAGGCAGGAACTCGCGGGCGAGTCCGGCGCGGTGATACGAGGGATGATCGAGAACTCCGCGACCAACCGCGTCGGCACGCCCGACGACATCGCAGACGCGGCGGAGTTCCTGCTCGGCCAGCGAGCCACGTTCATCACCGGCGCCGACCTGCTGGTGGACGGTGGGGTCGTCGCTTCGATCCTGCGCGGACCTCACGGCTAGCGGCGCGCGGGTACGTCCACCGTCAAAACACCACACCCGCGTCCTCGGCGAGCAGTTCGTCGGTCGCCCGCTCGGCCACGGCCGCGATCGTCATCGACGGGTTGCAGGCGGCGGCGTTGCCCGGCAGCAACGCGCCGTCGAGCACGTAGAGGCCGCGGTGCCCGAGCACCCGGCCCGCGAGGTCACACACCGTGCCCATCGAGGCGCCGCCGAGCGGATGCCAGGTGGAGGGGTACACCGCGGTGGTGTCGAGCAGCGTGGACCCCGGGCCGACGATGTCGCAGGCCCGTTGCTGAATGCGCTGGTACAGCACGCCGTCGCCGTCGAAGGGCCATCGCAGCACGGCGTCGTCACGCGTCGAGTCGTACACGAAGTGGCCTCGGCCCTCGCTGACGCCGTAGCCGACCAGCATCGTGGAGCGGAGGTCGGGAAGCGGCGGGATCGAGGCCTGGATGATCGTGTTGGCCGTGCCGGGGTCGTCCCATTCCTTGCTGCAGTACACCACCGGCCCGCCCTGGGGCGCTCCGAAGTCGTCGGCCAGGTTCGTCCAGAAGTAGATGCGGTCGCCGTTGGATCCCCAGTTGGTGCCCAGTCCGTCGGGTAGGTCGGGGATCGCGCCCTTGGCTCCGGCGCGCATCAGCAGTTTGGTGGTGTTGGCGGTGCCCGCCGCCATGACGAGCGCCTTCGCGGTGATGATCTTCTTTTCCAGCACGGTCCCGTCGGTGCTGATGCGGTCGACGAACACCTGCCAGCGACCGTCGGCGGCCATCGCCACGTCGGTCACGTTGTGCAGGATCGCCACTCGCGCGAGGCCGGTTGCCTCGGCCGCTGCCACATAGGTGACGTCGACCGAGTGCTTGCCGCCGTTGTTCACCCCGAAGGCACAATCCCCGTTGGTGTATGAGGGCTTCATGTCGCCCGCCAACTCGCGCAGCGCGTAGGTCCAGTCGATCGGCATCGGGACCTTCTCCAGCGCGTAGCCCGCTCGTTCGACGTTGCGGGCGAAGATGCGCGAAGGCAGGTAGGTCTTGCTGTTGACCAACTCCTCCGGCGCGGTCTCCAACCGCAGCATCCGCGCGACCCTTGGGTAGTACACGCTGTCCATGCGCGAGTAGTCGAGTCGCTCGGGCAGGTTGGCGTTGAACACCTCCTCGCTGGGTTGCAGGGTCATGCCCTGGTACACCAGCGAGCCGCCGCCAACGCCCGCGGCGCACATGATGTCCATACCGTGACCGGGAACGCGCTCGAGTAACCCGGTGTAGCGCTCGAAGGGCGGCACGGAGATCCCGAACAGCGAAGGGCCCGACCCCAGCCAGAACATCCGCTTGTCAGGAGACGTCGTCACGCGAGGGAAGGT encodes:
- a CDS encoding MCE family protein, with protein sequence MSRGIITVAAALAGCGLLLAGCSYAGPASLPLPAGASVGADPYRVTVVFDDVGNLAPKGSCRTNDVPVGLVESIELGDDLRPRVVCLLDSSVTLPANTVARLSETGLLGERFVALGPPRGQQSRGELKPGAVIDSGDNQADAGVEQVLGALSAVLNGASIERIQTINEELNTALSGREPRVRGLLEELASVTTTLNRHRGDITRALDSLDRLSGTLAERHEAVGSAIDAVPEGLRVLNRQQDQLLRLLRRTAHLSEVATPLIERSRRDTVGTLELLRPVLSELSKAGGQLTDALRFLSTFPFPENAVRAMKGDYFGLYLTVNVNMDSLSHLLGGTGQSGSEPPAGGQRSAPTPRQPPLVELPELPPAPQTPPDLGDLLPGGR
- a CDS encoding MCE family protein, whose product is MLRGSERIQLLVFAVIAAVTLTYGLVRFAGIEDAVSPPYTVTAEFASSGGIYPRAQVTQLGVRVGTVTALRPRPDGSVLVDLEIDNGVEIPSELAASIASTSAVGELRVELTPLRQQAPPLRDGSRIDRSRTSVPLPVEDLLSDLNSLAASLPEDDLAVTLTEAGRAFSGSGPRLRRLLERSNELTATSLRNLDDVIDLIGTGSRVLDTQLEHANDTETIATELAGLSDEMRALNSDVATVFTEGLRAGEQVSGLLRDTRHTLPLLLRNLLTVTDVTVPRLPGVRKSLAILPRAIEGGLSAVRPCDKYDMETGEPILSTCDIDPRTGEFIWSGRLAAQLDLPNMPGQVCVSGYEGTKKYLPSGLPADGQGPPQPPNSPPNLEAHCAAPPTDPRTPNVRGSQNAQRPGEESTVATGGRGSAGSTSRPVGLVVDESGAPRKVLEPIGPKPPAGADPLAWLLVRSVEEEVR
- a CDS encoding SDR family oxidoreductase; this translates as MDRDVAVIIGVGGIGLAIARRVGSGRTVLLADFNEQTLRQAAEQLRGEGHDVRERTVDVSDAASVTSLADDAAELGTVTHLAHTAGLSPVQATVPAILRVDLLGVALVLDEFAPVVAPGGAAVIIASMAAHLMGALPPEQEAALATTPSERLLELPFLASDRLTDPGAAYGIAKRANVLRVRAAANAWGLRHARINSISPGVVSTPMGRQELAGESGAVIRGMIENSATNRVGTPDDIADAAEFLLGQRATFITGADLLVDGGVVASILRGPHG
- a CDS encoding GMC oxidoreductase: MSAFSRRRLLSGAAATAGLAAMPMSASASTRVPVTREEHRVVIVGSGFGGGVTALRFAQAGVASLILERGIRWPTGPDAETFPRVTTSPDKRMFWLGSGPSLFGISVPPFERYTGLLERVPGHGMDIMCAAGVGGGSLVYQGMTLQPSEEVFNANLPERLDYSRMDSVYYPRVARMLRLETAPEELVNSKTYLPSRIFARNVERAGYALEKVPMPIDWTYALRELAGDMKPSYTNGDCAFGVNNGGKHSVDVTYVAAAEATGLARVAILHNVTDVAMAADGRWQVFVDRISTDGTVLEKKIITAKALVMAAGTANTTKLLMRAGAKGAIPDLPDGLGTNWGSNGDRIYFWTNLADDFGAPQGGPVVYCSKEWDDPGTANTIIQASIPPLPDLRSTMLVGYGVSEGRGHFVYDSTRDDAVLRWPFDGDGVLYQRIQQRACDIVGPGSTLLDTTAVYPSTWHPLGGASMGTVCDLAGRVLGHRGLYVLDGALLPGNAAACNPSMTIAAVAERATDELLAEDAGVVF